One part of the Vitis riparia cultivar Riparia Gloire de Montpellier isolate 1030 chromosome 8, EGFV_Vit.rip_1.0, whole genome shotgun sequence genome encodes these proteins:
- the LOC117920386 gene encoding nuclear pore complex protein NUP93A-like isoform X1: MATDSDMSSWTDLLHSSTKLLEQAAPSAQFPPLQRNLDQLEALSKKLKSKTLRAEAPSQSIAATRLLAREGLNAEQLARDLKSFELKTTFEDVFPAEATSVEEYLQQVHEMAIVSTIQEAQKDNLKSFNDYMMKVMEEDWQKEKRDFLQSLSRISTLPKTNISDSSTGATRPGQIASMISSPQVSSGLSSMELVPLANKPVLEKKTSVYAEVVKNLNSARERGLPFKPATAFKGAYDSLGLETSGGKSVNMQKIWHLIQTLMGEDTAVQWNVSKKMSLVIGARRHLEWGHEKYMIDTIQSHPAQAALGGVVGNLQRIHAFLRIRLRDYGVLDFDAGDARRQPPVDTTWQQIYFCLRTGYYEEAIEVARSSRVSNQFASQLTEWITTRGMVSAEIAAVASEECDKMLRMGDRVGRAAYDKKKLLLYAIISGSRRHIDRLLRDLPTLFNTIEDFLWFKLSAVRDCPGGSSSVVLNEGLVPYSLDDLQNYLNKFEPSYYTKNGKDPLVYPYVLLLSIQLLPAVLYLSKEMGVEGYNVDATHISIVLADHGVLSEGAGVGQKLGVMDAFAEASSIIRQYGSVYLRAGDLSTALEYYAQAAAAVGGGQLSWTGRGNIDQQWQRNLMLKQLLTELLLRDGGIYLLLGPRGAGEEGELARFLTDVKARQQFLLEASRQCQDAGLYDRSIEIQKRIGAFSMALDTINKCLSEAVCALARGRLDGESRTAGLIQSGNEILETYKYFPEVSLQEREHVMEQQTVLRELEAILSIHKLARVGHYLDALREVAKLPFLPLDPRAPDTTPDVFQNLSPHVQACVPDLLKIALSCLDYVTDTDGSLRALRTKIANFLANNLNRNWPRDLYEKVARTL, from the exons ATGGCCACCGACTCCGACATGAGTTCCTGGACCGATCTCCTCCACTCCTCCACGAAGCTTCTCGAACAAGCCGCTCCTTCGGCTCAGTTCCCTCCTCTCCAG AGGAACTTAGACCAATTAGAAGCATTATCTAAGAAGCTAAAGTCAAAAACCCTAAGAGCTGAAGCTCCATCACAATCCATTGCAGCCACAAG GTTATTGGCACGTGAGGGTCTAAATGCAGAACAGCTTGCTCGGGATCTCAAGTCTTTTGAGTTGAAG ACAAcatttgaggatgttttccctGCTGAGGCAACAAGTGTCGAGGAATACCTGCAGCAG GTTCATGAGATGGCAATAGTTTCCACTATCCAGGAAGCACAGAAAGATAACCTTAAAAGTTTTAATGATTACATGATGAAAGTTATGGAG GAGGATtggcaaaaggaaaaaagggatTTCCTTCAAAGCTTGAGCCGCATATCAACATTGCCCAAGACTAATATTAGTGATTCAAGCACTGGGGCTACTCGTCCAGGTCAAATTGCATCCATGATTTCCAGTCCTCAGGTTTCATCTGGTCTGTCTAGTATGGAGCTTGTACCTCTAGCTAACAAGCCTGTCCTCGAGAAAAAAACTTCTGTTTATGCTGAGGTTGTGAAGAATCTCAACAGTGCAAGAGAGCGTGGCTTACCATTTAAG CCTGCTACAGCTTTCAAGGGTGCTTATGATAGTTTGGGCCTTGAGACATCTGGTGGCAAATCTGTTAACATGCAGAAGATTTGGCACCTGATTCAG ACATTAATGGGTGAGGATACAGCTGTTCAATggaatgtttcaaaaaaaatgtcattagTAATTGGTGCTAGGCGCCACCTCGAATGGGGACATGAGAAATATATGATAGATACGATACAAAGTCATCCTGCACAG GCTGCTCTTGGTGGGGTTGTTGGAAATCTGCAAAGAATCCATGCCTTTCTTCGG ATTCGTTTGAGAGACTATGGGGTTCTAGATTTTGATGCAGGTGATGCTCGTAGACAACCTCCTGTTGATACCACCTGGCAGCAG ATTTATTTTTGCTTGAGGACTGGGTATTACGAGGAAGCAATAGAGGTTGCCAGATCATCTCGTGTTTCAAATCAGTTTGCTTCTCag CTCACAGAATGGATTACTACAAGAGGTATGGTATCAGCAGAGATTGCAGCAGTTGCTTCAGAGGAATGCGATAAAATGTTAAGAATGGGTGATCGTGTGGGTCGTGCAGCATATGACAAAAAAAAGTTGCTGCTTTATGCTATCATATCTGGTTCTCGCAGGCATATTGATCGCTTGCTCAGAGATCTTCCAACTCTTTTCAATACCATAGAGGATTTCTTGTGGTTCAAATTGTCAGCTGTGCGGGACTGTCCAGGTGGATCCTCATCTGTTGTCCTGAATGAGGGCTTGGTACCATACAGTTTGGATGATTTGCAGAATTACCTAAATAAATTTGAGCCATCATATTATACAAAAAATGGAAAGGACCCTCTGGTATATCCATATGTTTTACTTCTAAGTATCCAGTTGCTACCAGCAGTCCTATACTTGTCTAAGGAAATGGGAGTTGAAGGGTATAATGTTGATGCTACCCATATATCAATTGTTCTAGCAGACCATGGGGTCCTTTCAGAAGGTGCTGGGGTAGGACAGAAATTGGGGGTGATGGATGCTTTTGCAGAGGCATCTAGCATAATCCGGCAGTACGGATCAGTGTATTTACGTGCTGGTGATCTTTCAACAGCATTAGAATATTATGCACAAGCTGCTGCTGCAGTGGGAGGTGGACAGTTGTCATGGACTGGAAGGGGCAATATAGATCAGCAATGGCAGAGAAATCTGATGCTGAAGCAACTCCTCACTGAACTGTTATTAAGGGATGGTGGGATTTATCTTTTACTTGGTCCGAGAGGTGCTGGAGAAGAAGGTGAACTGGCTCGTTTTCTGACTGATGTAAAAGCAAGACAGCAATTTCTGCTTGAAGCTTCTCGCCAGTGTCAGGATGCTGGGCTGTATGATCGA TCTATAGAAATTCAGAAGAGAATTGGGGCATTTTCAATGGCGTTGGATACAATTAATAAGTGCCTCTCTGAAGCAGTTTGTGCTTTGGCTCGTGGTAGATTGGATGGTGAGAGCCGAACTGCTGGGCTAATTCAGTCTGGCAATGAGATCCTGGAGACATACAAATATTTTCCTGAAGTCAG TCTTCAAGAGAGGGAACATGTTATGGAGCAACAGACTGTACTAAGAGAGCTTGAGGCAATATTGTCTATCCATAAGTTGGCGAGAGTGGGCCATTATCTAGATGCCCTGAGGGAGGTTGCTAAACTTCCATTTCTTCCACTTGATCCACGAGCGCCAGATACCACACCTGATGTGTTTCAGAATTTATCTCCCCATGTCCAAGCTTGTGTGCCTGACCTTCTGAAGATTGCTCTCAGTTGTCTGGACTATGTGACGGATACTGATGGATCACTTCGGGCCTTGAGGACTAAg ATTGCCAATTTTCTCGCAAACAATTTGAATAGGAACTGGCCTCGTGATTTGTACGAAAAGGTTGCTCGAACGTTGTGA
- the LOC117920386 gene encoding nuclear pore complex protein NUP93A-like isoform X2, whose amino-acid sequence MATDSDMSSWTDLLHSSTKLLEQAAPSAQFPPLQRNLDQLEALSKKLKSKTLRAEAPSQSIAATRLLAREGLNAEQLARDLKSFELKTTFEDVFPAEATSVEEYLQQVHEMAIVSTIQEAQKDNLKSFNDYMMKVMEEDWQKEKRDFLQSLSRISTLPKTNISDSSTGATRPGQIASMISSPQVSSGLSSMELVPLANKPVLEKKTSVYAEVVKNLNSARERGLPFKPATAFKGAYDSLGLETSGGKSVNMQKIWHLIQTLMGEDTAVQWNVSKKMSLVIGARRHLEWGHEKYMIDTIQSHPAQAALGGVVGNLQRIHAFLRIRLRDYGVLDFDAGDARRQPPVDTTWQQIYFCLRTGYYEEAIEVARSSRVSNQFASQLTEWITTRGMVSAEIAAVASEECDKMLRMGDRVGRAAYDKKKLLLYAIISGSRRHIDRLLRDLPTLFNTIEDFLWFKLSAVRDCPGGSSSVVLNEGLVPYSLDDLQNYLNKFEPSYYTKNGKDPLVYPYVLLLSIQLLPAVLYLSKEMGVEGYNVDATHISIVLADHGVLSEGAGVGQKLGVMDAFAEASSIIRQYGSVYLRAGDLSTALEYYAQAAAAVGGGQLSWTGRGNIDQQWQRNLMLKQLLTELLLRDGGIYLLLGPRGAGEEGELARFLTDVKARQQFLLEASRQCQDAGLYDRSSREGTCYGATDCTKRA is encoded by the exons ATGGCCACCGACTCCGACATGAGTTCCTGGACCGATCTCCTCCACTCCTCCACGAAGCTTCTCGAACAAGCCGCTCCTTCGGCTCAGTTCCCTCCTCTCCAG AGGAACTTAGACCAATTAGAAGCATTATCTAAGAAGCTAAAGTCAAAAACCCTAAGAGCTGAAGCTCCATCACAATCCATTGCAGCCACAAG GTTATTGGCACGTGAGGGTCTAAATGCAGAACAGCTTGCTCGGGATCTCAAGTCTTTTGAGTTGAAG ACAAcatttgaggatgttttccctGCTGAGGCAACAAGTGTCGAGGAATACCTGCAGCAG GTTCATGAGATGGCAATAGTTTCCACTATCCAGGAAGCACAGAAAGATAACCTTAAAAGTTTTAATGATTACATGATGAAAGTTATGGAG GAGGATtggcaaaaggaaaaaagggatTTCCTTCAAAGCTTGAGCCGCATATCAACATTGCCCAAGACTAATATTAGTGATTCAAGCACTGGGGCTACTCGTCCAGGTCAAATTGCATCCATGATTTCCAGTCCTCAGGTTTCATCTGGTCTGTCTAGTATGGAGCTTGTACCTCTAGCTAACAAGCCTGTCCTCGAGAAAAAAACTTCTGTTTATGCTGAGGTTGTGAAGAATCTCAACAGTGCAAGAGAGCGTGGCTTACCATTTAAG CCTGCTACAGCTTTCAAGGGTGCTTATGATAGTTTGGGCCTTGAGACATCTGGTGGCAAATCTGTTAACATGCAGAAGATTTGGCACCTGATTCAG ACATTAATGGGTGAGGATACAGCTGTTCAATggaatgtttcaaaaaaaatgtcattagTAATTGGTGCTAGGCGCCACCTCGAATGGGGACATGAGAAATATATGATAGATACGATACAAAGTCATCCTGCACAG GCTGCTCTTGGTGGGGTTGTTGGAAATCTGCAAAGAATCCATGCCTTTCTTCGG ATTCGTTTGAGAGACTATGGGGTTCTAGATTTTGATGCAGGTGATGCTCGTAGACAACCTCCTGTTGATACCACCTGGCAGCAG ATTTATTTTTGCTTGAGGACTGGGTATTACGAGGAAGCAATAGAGGTTGCCAGATCATCTCGTGTTTCAAATCAGTTTGCTTCTCag CTCACAGAATGGATTACTACAAGAGGTATGGTATCAGCAGAGATTGCAGCAGTTGCTTCAGAGGAATGCGATAAAATGTTAAGAATGGGTGATCGTGTGGGTCGTGCAGCATATGACAAAAAAAAGTTGCTGCTTTATGCTATCATATCTGGTTCTCGCAGGCATATTGATCGCTTGCTCAGAGATCTTCCAACTCTTTTCAATACCATAGAGGATTTCTTGTGGTTCAAATTGTCAGCTGTGCGGGACTGTCCAGGTGGATCCTCATCTGTTGTCCTGAATGAGGGCTTGGTACCATACAGTTTGGATGATTTGCAGAATTACCTAAATAAATTTGAGCCATCATATTATACAAAAAATGGAAAGGACCCTCTGGTATATCCATATGTTTTACTTCTAAGTATCCAGTTGCTACCAGCAGTCCTATACTTGTCTAAGGAAATGGGAGTTGAAGGGTATAATGTTGATGCTACCCATATATCAATTGTTCTAGCAGACCATGGGGTCCTTTCAGAAGGTGCTGGGGTAGGACAGAAATTGGGGGTGATGGATGCTTTTGCAGAGGCATCTAGCATAATCCGGCAGTACGGATCAGTGTATTTACGTGCTGGTGATCTTTCAACAGCATTAGAATATTATGCACAAGCTGCTGCTGCAGTGGGAGGTGGACAGTTGTCATGGACTGGAAGGGGCAATATAGATCAGCAATGGCAGAGAAATCTGATGCTGAAGCAACTCCTCACTGAACTGTTATTAAGGGATGGTGGGATTTATCTTTTACTTGGTCCGAGAGGTGCTGGAGAAGAAGGTGAACTGGCTCGTTTTCTGACTGATGTAAAAGCAAGACAGCAATTTCTGCTTGAAGCTTCTCGCCAGTGTCAGGATGCTGGGCTGTATGATCGA TCTTCAAGAGAGGGAACATGTTATGGAGCAACAGACTGTACTAAGAGAGCTTGA
- the LOC117920388 gene encoding uncharacterized protein LOC117920388: MRRVNGILRQSQKALQDLDLLKVLQSEIRHEQSHDRFQNYQGGNPGDFAVDWDSPASQDVVLRRKCESGEEVAVSALLSPITFRNEEGSFPRDLLMKVCVKKPGLSPVLQFDCGVFSKDHERLEFNIHSAYYIPSPACLNPSAYRGPSFSSLDPNLQDALKEYLLARGIGDDLTNFLVIHLHKKEQTQYMSWLHKLEAMMAKDD; the protein is encoded by the exons ATGCGGAGGGTAAATGGTATTTTGCGGCAGAGCCAGAAAGCCCTGCAAGATCTGGATTTGCTCAAGGTACTCCAATCTGAGATCAGACACGAACAATCCCATGATCGATTTCAG AATTATCAAGGCGGTAATCCGGGAGATTTCGCGGTGGACTGGGACTCACCAGCTTCTCAAGATGTGGTTTTGCGGAGGAAGTGCGAGTCGGGTGAAGAGGTCGCTGTCTCAGCCCTTCTGAGTCCCATAACCTTTAGAAACGAGGAGGGTTCATTTCCAAGGGACCTTCTGATGAAGGTGTGTGTAAAGAAACCTGGTTTGAGTCCTGTTTTGCAGTTTGATTGTGGAGTTTTTAGCAAAGACCATGAAAGGTTGGAGTTCAACATCCACAGTGCATATTATATTCCCTCACCGGCTTGTCTGAATCCCTCAGCCTACAGAGGGCCCTCATTCAG TTCGTTGGACCCTAATTTACAGGACGCACTCAAGGAATATCTACTAGCCAGGGGTATCGGAGACGACCTGACCAACTTCCTTGTCATTCACCTGCATAAAAAGGAGCAAACCCAATATATGAGCTGGTTGCATAAACTGGAAGCTATGATGGCAAAGGACGATTGA